The sequence TTCAAGCTCAGATCATAAGAGCACTCATTAACCCATAAGAGactactgtgaccatatggtcacagtttcagtattttattttttgggttggTATGCCTGATTCATGAAGctggttttgattttttcttaGCCAGCTGACAGAACAAGAGTTATTCTTCACCTGTAGTGTTATTGTTTGATGGTTGGTTTCAGTTGTGGAGGAacagtaaagtattaaatttacttatgttaCAACATGGCTGATTTTCTTGACAACAATTGGTTGtaagtattataactttttttatataagataaacaTATCTGAAATATGTCCTATGTTATTTCATAAGCTTTTAACtggttatgttttaaagaaaatgctATGTCAGTTTTAGGTTATGTCATAGGCCACCTCAAACTttactgtgaccatatggtcacagtaggctttcatatgaacaaaaacaataatattgaatatgttttaccagtaatttttatttcgccTCTCATGTTTGTGaggtatatatattacattattatcctTCATTTGTTGTTTTAGGCAACAACTGTCACTGGCCGAGGGATTTACTGTAGCCGAAGCTGTCGATGTAATTGAAAACTTTGTTGATGACGGGAATCTCGACACCTCAGACGTTGACATCTTTATTGCCCCCCCAGAAAATGATATCCTCACTGATGAAGACTCTGGTCCAGAAGACGAAGGTGGTACCATAAATAATTTGAACGGTGGACAACTATCAGCTCCCGCAGAAATAAGAGTAAGAAGACTTTGTAATCTTGTTGAATCAAGTTGCACGGAACTACAAGATAAAAACATCGAACCTGGATTGATGGCGACATGGAAGCTCAGAAGACTCTTGCTTTTCAAGCATACAACTACAGTAAGTTCAGTTCTTTAAGCCCAGTTGAACTTTTTGAGCTATTCATCAACAACAGTGTTATTGAATtgctagttaaaaatacaaacaagtacGCTTTATTCAAAAACTGCCCAGACCCAAAGGTTACGGAGGAAGAAATGAAATGCTTTTTAGCAATTTTGTTACTGTCAGGATACAATGAACTGCCTGGTAAGAAATGCTATTGGGATTCTGGACTagatatgaaaaatgaaatggtcTGTCAAGCAATGAGACGtgatagatttattcaaattatgcGCTTTTTGCACTGTGCAGATAACTCTGAGACAATTCCAAATGACAAAATGTGGAAAATGAGGCCACTTATGAACTTACTCAAATGTAAATGTCTTGACAATTTTGTACCATCTGAGTTTTTGTGTTTTGATGAGTCCATGGTAAAGTACTATGGCAAACATGGATGTAAGCAATTTTTGAAAGGGAAACCTATCCGTTTTGGCTACAAGATTTGGAGCCTAAATACTGATACTGGGTACTTGatcaattttgagatttttcaagGGAAGAACACAACAacaaatgaaacatattcaaagcTATTTGGGAAATCAGCAGCTCCTCTTGTATCAATGCTGGATGAAATACCTCAAGATGAGTTACCCTACCAGTTGTTTTTTGacaatttgttttacaagtcCAGCACTGATGAAACATCTGAAAGATAGAGGTTATGGTTCTACAGGAACTGTCCgaatcaacagattgccaaaagACTGCCCTCTTTCATCAAAAAAAGATATGCAAAATGAATCTCGAGGAAGCTTtcaatgtaaaatagaaaaagaagatGGCATATTTGTCGCTCGCTGGAAAGACAATAGTGTTGTTACAGTCGCATCGACATCATATGGTATTGAGCCTATTGCTAGTGTGAAGCGCTTCTCTCAGTCAGAAAAGAAATATCTCCACATTCAACAACCCTTTGTGATAAAACAGTATAATCACCACATGGGAGGGACGGACCTTATGGATGAGGACATAAGCACCACAGAATTGGGATCAGGGGAAAGAAGTGGTGGTGGCCTTTGTTTACATGGCTTATAGATCTGGGCACCACTAATGCTTGGCGACTTCTCAGATTGTCAGGGAACAAAATGACAAAACTGACATTTAGAAGAGAAATAGTTCAATGCTACTTAACAAGGTACAAGACTCCTCCAGCTCTTCCCGGCCCAAGTACTTCAAGAAAGGTCTTcgttgcaaaaaataaaaatagtctacGCTACGATGGTCTACATCACTATGTAATACCAACAGAAAAGCGCAGGAGGTGCGCAAATAGATTGTGCAGTTCTGTAGGAAGAACAGCTTGCAAAAAATGTGACGTCGGCCTGTGTGTAAAATGTTTCGAGAACTATCACAAACTGCAGTAGGCTACTATATATGTCACTCTGGAGTctacaaaaactttataataatctgattttactttacttaatagtttaatggttttaaagtaaataataaagtaaagtttcatataatgcgattggttgtttatttattcggaaaaggtatcttaaaagcctactgtgaccatatggtcacacaCAAATTTTCGATATAGATACATCActagaataaaatcaataattttccaataacaaaaaagcttatagaaaagggtttaaatacaaaataatttcaaattccacAGAAAATAATTCCAGTCCTTTATGggttaactatttatatttatattatgtatttacctacttatatagccgAAAAATAGTAGATGGTGACAGAGTGACTTTCTTCTTGCCAAAATTACTTTCTTTTGGGAAGGCCAGTCaccataatgacatgtaattttcacaacaaagttttatttctaataatgtatattaatttttacatcccTGGTAAGAAATCGCTTCCAAATAATATCAAAGTACCTAACCAAATTCAAAGAACGATAAAAAgcctaaaatagttaaattaacatttgaaaaataaattacaaatctaaaataagtactaaaatttacaacaatatacaGGAAAACATACTTACACATGCATATACATGcgcataaaaaaaacacacaaactaaTCATTAAAAAGATATGTACAAGTAAtcaattaatattagttttataaaacacttcaatatatacactaatacaaataacattaaaatatacacccCATTACAGGAACTTTTAAGTTAACATGGCAATTCAGTTCTATGCTATGGCAGCCTACATACAAACCTATCAAGGATTATATGGATGCCTACTCACATATGGCCACTGActggaaatgaaatttttttatttgtgttaccATTGGTGATTTACTTATATCGCTTTATACACCAacctattaaatattatgttgttttataactCTAGGCTAGTACGACTTCCGTAAAAATTAATCTGAGTCAATGTATATGAAATGACTCAGAAAACATTCTCAGGTTGCTTTGACCAATTGAAAAAAGATTTGTACATGTTATCCCTTATGACTCAGCAGttcaaacagaattttaaaatttgttatcttaTTCTATATTGGAGAGATCACCATTTTTGTTTAGCCACACCGACCAGTTGTTGCATTTACAGTCATTAGCAAAaactaaatatctcaaaaatgtgcAATGCTACAGTTATGAAACATATACCAGCTTTTTTCCACCTAATAGCTTTAAAATCTCTCCCCAGTATGCAATCAAATTTGCCCTACTTTTTAGGATTGAAATTCATTGTGAAGGAATGAAATACCCAAGCTAATTTTGCACTGTATGAATACTTGCCAAAATTaggtaaataagtataaattatatattaatttggctgcagtatagtaagatGCCACCACTGCAATTGTATCACAGTACCAAATTatcaatatgaaatatttaatccatcaaataccaaaacattttaattacagttatttacaattGATGTTTAtcagctctttttaatgtattaaataacaaaattgttacaaattaattcaaacaaagggtacggtccaataagcggacccggttttttatatcgaagaatataatcatcgatacctaatattcgcatatcgaatcatagactatcaatcgatataaaagtaataacaatcatatgtttaaattaaaatgtgaatttaatgataacaaataataaatgaacataaccaaaatcagggaaactcataactttaactaaatgaaacagaacaaaaaacgtttttactaaagttgtgtccaccattaccttcttttttttgcatctgaagacgaccatgttagctcctctgacagttacatttgttacctttccacaaatatcacataatggattcttaggtactaacccaacatcctgaagccataaaaaaatattttatcgtcttttaaagcaatttcgtgaagcttcctaagattgacggccattttaatacacaatgttacgtgaaatttaaaatattaccttaattgtattatttgaaagtgtttacagctgttcatatagattatttaagtttgttaaaaataattcatcagtatcgattgattatatcgatggttatgattaagtaatatcgtttgccaatttcgatataaaaaaccgggtccgcttattggaccgtaccccaAACAAAGTGTAATTACTTAGCTTATATGGTATTTCAGTAATGGACACTAGTATATGTGTTGTGTCACTAGCTGTTACACACATTTATCctcaaaaacagtaaaaagtactgtaactaaatgttaaactgttttgttttgttacattttacagatacacataacatagcctaggttgtttttaattcatcaatacattattaatattttagatttaaaacagttgaattatattataattcaaaacatATATAACGTGATttgtgtcaatatttttgtttatgtagttAGATAACCATAGGCCTACATATGATTATATTGTGATGGTGGCCccttattatactgcaaccattcattattaaccatttttttaaatgaaaattttgtaaattttgaaacttaatatTTCTAGTTggacaacattttaaaaaactgatttttatacaCAAGACCCAGCTATATAATAGTAAACTAGAGTAAAAAtgtcgggtagggtacgataagcggacccagttttttttatatcaaaattggcaaacgatattacttaatcataacaattgatataatcaatcgatactgattaattattttgaacaattaacctaaataatctgtatcaacagctgtaaacacttttaaataatacacgtagtgtactatttcaatattacatatataagtaaaattgtattattaaaaatggcagttgatttttaaaaaactacacagcattgctttgaaagatgataagacatgtttttcttggcttcaacatgttggactcataccgaaaaactcattatgtgaaatttgtgggaaagaaataactttaactgtgagaggagcaaatatggttgtcttcagttttcctaattttggttataatttttttttttaagaagagaccgatccccttttaagccttattctgtccgtcctcatgggccactggcctgtgcgaggatcttatcaaacagaataagggggagagtcaatacagtacaaggttgatggtactgataaaaagtgcaatggtcacagacaggatttgaacctgcgctatctctaactcagacccaaagtccaacgacagaccgctcggccatcggcactcccaatgatttgtttgatcactgtaaatattaaattcatattttaatttaaaacgtatgattgttattgaggactatagatacttttatattgattgatagtctaggatttgagatgcgaatattaggtatcgatgattacattcttcgatacaaaaaaccaggtccgcttaacGTACCCTATCCAAAATCTCAAATTTGGTATTTGATTCTGTAGCAAGTTATGAATTTGAAACATTCAGAAAATAATATGGAGCTTGATTTTTCAAAAAGCAATTCAGGTACCTTGTATAAATTTTAGATCCTGATTACGAACACTATAACAGGCCTACAGCTTGTTCagttttctttttgtataatTAACCAAGGCCAAGAGAACAGCCTTTCAATCCTGAAGAAAACAACTGATTAGCCCTTAGTTTTCTGAGGATAGTCCCATCCCAACCAACATCAGCACTAAGGTAAACTTCAGAACATGATACTTCATTTCCTCAGGCTTGTAGATTAGCTGTTACCATGCAAGGTTAAACATGCTGGTTTGCAAATGTGTTTTATTTCCACTGCCCACATTTCATCTAAGCATGCCCAATGATTATATGAAGTTTTATCAAAATGTAGGATATATGTCATACAACTAAAACTACAAACCCAAAACTGCTTCTTCTTCAGTGCTCGTATCTTTCCTTTTCCCCATTAAATTTGACTAAACCcctctatttaaaaatgaatattgtaCAAAACCTTTAGCAGTTGTGCAAGTAAAATACAGAGTCAATCTAAATTACTGTTCTTTATCACATGACacaatttattacaatgtttacgGTTTAGGTTACACAATACTGCATCGTATgagtacaatacaatacatacaaacAATGAATTATGAATCCCACTAAAATGTCAACAAAATAGTAAACATGCATAGATTATACAGAACGTGTTCTGTCATGAATGAATAGTGGACAGCTGATTAAACATTTGCTTTGAATGTACATTAAACCATTTTCTTCTTTCCCTTTTGGCCTTAGTATTTATACAGAGAAGCCACAAGAAGTTGTGTTTGTCTTctaaattgtatacaattatagTACTTCTCACTTAGAAGAAGTCACAATTAATTTCcattgtgtaaattattaaatttgcaaaGTGCAAGTCAAGCACAAACCACTGTCCATGTCGGGAATACTgcaataattgaataataattatattcataggGTTATAATGTTACTAagatattatgatattttatacagtatattattgcaATGTCAGATAGACTGTGACTGATCTTAACTATAACAAGCAATACATCACATATAAAGAAAAAACTAGCTATATATAGGATAAATAACAAATCAGAAAACCAGAttacaactataaataaataacttaatacatGAATAGAAATAAGATGTTAACATCAACGATAAATAGCAGATTACAACTTAATAGTCAGTTAATTGatacattacaaaaagttatttttagatatgtaCATTGCAGATGTGTGCGTGTTAAGTTTTTATGCCTTTATCAAAGATTACTCAATTTTGCCGTGTGGACATTTGATCTgtctttttaaaatctatattcttCATCTGGAACTGAAGATTTCACATTCACTCGGTCTCAGAGGTGTAACTAACCtcctaaaatgttatatatatgaATACAACAGGTCAACATGACTATTTTATTGTAAGTCAGATTTTATTTCAAGTGCATAACAATGcccaaaaatgttaaattagctATTGTTTGTTGCCTACTATTTAGAGATGGAGATAAATCTTGACCATTCTCaggatttaattttagtttgttggCATTTCACCAAATAGCAATTATTGGAGTTTACATTGATTTGGTATAAGTATAAACAGTAGATTTTCCATTTATACATTCACCTAagtcataaaatcaacaaaccaTCAACAATTTCT is a genomic window of Homalodisca vitripennis isolate AUS2020 unplaced genomic scaffold, UT_GWSS_2.1 ScUCBcl_12683;HRSCAF=22535, whole genome shotgun sequence containing:
- the LOC124375034 gene encoding piggyBac transposable element-derived protein 3-like, whose product is QQLSLAEGFTVAEAVDVIENFVDDGNLDTSDVDIFIAPPENDILTDEDSGPEDEGGTVRINRLPKDCPLSSKKDMQNESRGSFQCKIEKEDGIFVARWKDNSVVTVASTSYGIEPIASVKRFSQSEKKYLHIQQPFVIKQYNHHMGGTDLMDEDISTTELGSGERSGGGLCLHGL